GGTTTACCTGTGACGAGGGCTTTGAAACAAGACCACTTTTGAATACCGTTTGACAACTTTTCAAAACTTGACAAGTTTCAACCACTAAAACTTAACAAATAATAAATTCATAAAGTTCCATAAACTAAAACTTAACCCCGCAACCCTAAAACCGTAACCCATAAGCCCTAAACCCGCCATAAAAGCAAATGAAACTTGGTAAAACTTTACAAAACCTGGGTAAAACTTAATATTACGACCAAGTATTAATATTTGAAACTTGGCAAAAGAATTAAAGTTGTCAAACTTTATTTAAGATTGATCTTGTTTGAAAGTCCTCATAGCAAGAAACACGAATATGCAAATGAAATATAAATTGGACCTTTGCTTCAAAAGATATAGTAGATTCAAATTTAAAGATGAAACTAAATATAAATTGGACTTTCAGTTCAAAAGATATAATGGATGGGGTATGCAACTCTGGCGAAAGTTGCTAAAAGCACGCATATGGATAACTAATAAATAAGGAGGTATTTTTCTTGCTGTAATAAGGATAAGATAAGGCTGCTATGACATAACAAAACATTCTGTTTCCAACTATAGTTTGTGTTTGCCaacaaagcaaaaaaaaaaaaaacatgaAAGCCACATACATGTCTGAAGAGTCAATCTGACATAAGGTGACAGTTCAGCCTTTTTTTTTAATTACTTTCAACAGTTCAATACTAGTTTATCCCACGTCTATCGTTCTCCAGACTGCTTAAAACCCTTCTTCCCCGTTTGCAGTTTCCACACGCTCTACCCTGCCAGCTTATTCCATCCCGCCCCCTTGCAAGACATCTCTCCTTCTCACCTTCTTTCCTCTCCATTTGTATTACTCAGCCGTCGCGACGACTCCTGCCGCCGATAGCGGTCGTCCTCAGCGGCGCATAGATAGCCGCTGTCAAGATCCTCAGGTTTGCATCTCCTTCCCTTCTCAGGTGAGTCCGAATTATTCCTCTGTATGCTGAATTTGGCATGCCCATGCGTGGTTAGTGATTTCTCTTATCAGTACATTAGTCCCGCGTTTAGCTTTCTTGCGACCCAATTGCCTGGTAATGCTGTCAGAAACATCGATCGTTTCGTTTTCCTTCGTTTCTTTGCATTTGTTGAACATGTTATTTCCGGAAGCCGAATGTATCGCTGATTCGAGTCGATCAACCTGTCGCATGCCTGTGCCTAAGTCCCCAGTGTGTATTTGTGCAAGGAAGAGATGAAGAGGGAACGATTCGTAGTGGTCGTCGTCACAAACGTGTTTTCAGAAGGAAAAAGGAGAGTTCAGAGACGTGCTTGCCACATCATCCCCCAAATACTTTCCATCAGACCTACTGATCTTCTCTTCTTCTGCTGAAATGATTTTTTTTTGTCTGTAGATATGTACCTAGCTGTTTTGTAACAACTATACTATACATTTTAAAAGGCAGTACGCACGGTTATCCGGCTAGCACTGCGCTGTCGTCAAACCAAAACCATCAGTCCATCGCACCGGGTCTCCAGTCTGCTTCACAGATTATAATATCATGCTGGCGCGACATTGTAATTGTACTACTGAATGAATCATAGCTTAATTACTGTCTCCAACCCATCGATAACGACATTCGCTGACCATGTACTACTTCATTTGTTGATTCCAGGCAAGAAGTCAGCGACTCCTCTCATACTGGCCGAGTCTACGTACCGTCGGCGCGTTCGGCCGGCGGCAATGGCGTCGTCACCTCCGTACCGGTTCCCCGCACTCTGCGAGGAGGAGCCGACGCGACGCTCCGCCAGGCAGTCATGCGGGACATGCagcgcggcggcggtggccaACTGCGTGGCACTGTGCTGCTGCCCGTGCGCCGTGGTGAGCTGCTTCACGCTGGCGCTCGTCAAGGCGCCCTACGTGGCAGGCCGGCGATGGGTCAGGCGCGCCAAGACGCGGCGTGTCAGCAGGGGCGTGCTGCGGAAGACGAGCCGCGTCCGGGACTTGGACGACCAGCTGTACCAGGCGGAGGGGCTGGGCGGCAGTGGCGGCGCCGCGCGGGCGAGCAAGGAGGACGACTGGGGCGGGCTGGGCAGGGCTGCCGCCTCGGGCTGGTGGGAGAACACCAACGATGTAAATTTGCTCGGGGATGGCAGGATGAGGGTGAGCGTGACGGAGAAGGCGTGGATGGAGATGTACGACGTCGGCCACTGGGGCTTCGGCCGGCTGTCCTTCTCGCTGGCCAGAGACGCCGCGCCCGCCGCGCAGGTGGTCAGGCACGACCCAGAGCCCCAAGAAGATGGCACTGTTGCTGCGGGGCGGTGACAGAGTTTGTGCGGCATGCCACGCCTTGGATAATTGTATTGTGCTACAAACTTTGTTGCACGCGGTGACATTGTGTGTGGTTTGTACGGAAATACGGAATGGACAGCTTGTTTTGGTGATTGACGAGCACCGCTGTTTCAACtacgtactccctctgtttcaaaatactagcacatatgcccgtgcatTACAACAGGAGAGATAATTAACGTGCGCACCACAACAGCAACGCGACATAACAATATCAGAATGGTGCCACCCAATGGCAGCAGCGAGACGAACGCTACCAGAAATGCCTATAAATCGTACATTAAAAATCAGCACGTATGATATTTTTGCTACGATTTTTGTACAACTGCTCTGTTATTTAAAATGCCTCATTTCAAATCCTACATACGACATTATTCAGAAGTTGGAGCAATTTTTCGAAATTCGCACAGAGTCGTGAAGAAATCTTGCTAAATGTGTTTTAGCCCATCTCACCTCCCAAATCCACTCTCGTGTCGTGCCCTCCTACCTCGTATTTTTTCTATTGTGTTATTAGTCCACATGCTTGCGCCATTGCTATTTGCCATGCACCCTCACCTCTTTGGATATTTAATTTCTGGTAATAATTTCTCTTTCTTTTTGTGCCCACCGGATGAATGAGACACACACTTCATCCTTTTTGTTTTTATTCTTGAGGCGCCTTGTTTGTCTTCAAGACAACTCATGCAGGTATATAAATCTGTAGAATTTGGTATAAAAGGCGAGGTGGTACTATTTAATCGGGTAGCGAACTGATTGATCATTTTTTTAGTCTTGCGAAGCAGGCCCAATTTGACATGGCCCACGTTTTTTAAGGCAGGCTCTGCCATCAATTAGTACGGTGTATCAGATAAGAAGGTCATCAAACCCTCGAAAAAAAGGTACCTACACGTAGGCATTGTTTAGGCTCACACATGCACGGAGAACCTAGCCTACATAACTTCGTCAAAAGTATAATGTACAAATAGAAAAGAACCTGTGACAATTCAGGGGAGACAATTGGATAAGTTGGTGGAGAAGATTTGTGTGTTTGTGTGGGGTTGCGAGTTCGACGCCTGTGCGAGCACCAATTCTTTTTGGCTTGCAGACCGTTGAATGTTCAAAAAATATGTGTAtgttctgaaaaaataggaattAGAAAAGACGTTCACAAAAATAAAAACATTCACGGGTTAAAGAAAGGTTGACGAATTTAAAAGAAAAAGTCACGAAAATGGAAAAGTTCATCGATCTTCAAAATAGTTCATCGgttttggaaaaagttcattcatttgaaaaaagttcatcgattttggaaaaagttcattcgatttgaaaaagttcattcaatttgaaaaaattcatcgattttgaaaaaaagttcatcaaatttggaaaaagttcattcGACTTGAAACAAGTTCATCGATTTTcagaaaaagttcattgattttgaaaaaagttcatcaaatttgaaaaaatttcatcTAATATGGCAAAAAAtaattgaatttgaaaaaaaatcattaaATTTCGGAAAAAAAAAGTTCACCAATTAAGAAAAAAGGTTCACAAATTTAATAAAAAACACGCACTAGAATGAAACAAAAAAGatgagaaaaataaaaaggaaaaaatgaaCCGAACTGAACAAAGAACTAAAAGAGAGAAAATGAAGTGTTTGTGCAGCAGTAGGTTGATGTTTTTGGTTTGAGCTGTGCGCTTGTGACGAAGAAGTAGCAGGTTCGAACCCTATGCACGCATCTTTTTTGatgtttctagaaacaggaaagaaaagaagatgggccggcccagtttgGACTGCTTCAGACGCCCGTTTGAAAAATGCACTGTAACGGGTGCCTGAAGCGCCAAATAGGATTCACCGGTTGAGCTAGCAGCAGTTCAGCCAGCCGACGCGGGCCAGACTCGGCCCAGCACCCAGCGGATATATAAAAAATAGAGACCTTGGCCGGCCGGCCGTTTCGCTTAGTTTTTCATTTTTTTACATGTACATCTCGGTTTCCCTAAAACATAGCATATGTAAAAATATTTCAAATGAGACGAAACAAAGGGAACCAAACCAAGAATACATATCCCCTTTAATaataggtatagatatagatatagatagtgTGTCCTCAGTTCTTGTGcttcaactttgaccataaatttaaccaacgagaccgGCTGCGGCGGGAGCAAAAGTTATACCAATGAATTTGTATTCAAAAGAAGTgttcaattatataatttttgctcccgccgcagtcggtctcgttggttaaatttatggtcaaaattgaACCTCGGGAAGCGTGAAGCACTATATTTTGAAACGAAgggagtactccctccgttccacaatgtAATGCGCCCGTGTTTCccaagattcaagtttgactgtaaatttaaccaacgagaccAACTGCGACGGGTGTAAAAATTATATCACTGAATTCATATCTCGGGAAGTGCAGGCACACTATATtgtggaacgaagggagtatatcGCTAGGGAACCGAAGCGATCCGACAATTCAAGGGGCGCTGTCTTGATGGACCAACCCTCCAATAGTGAACGGTCGGCTAGACCCGGCGGCGCGAACTAGAGAAAGAGGGCCGATCAGGCGATGTTCAGTAGGCACCTACCTGAAATACACCAGCCAATTAGTCTCAGCGGCGTCCAATAGTCGGGTAGGCATCGACCTTGCGGACACTTTGACAAGCAGAGGCTGAATTTCCACTTTTCGCAATTTTTTGATGCTCCACAGAAGCCCCAAATACTTGCAGGGCTATTGAGCAGTGGTGCCTCCGAAAACACCCTAGAACGTCATCTAAAGTTTATTCCATCACATCTACTCTCtccatttctaaatataagtctttttagagattttaataCAGACTACATTCGggtgtatatagacatattttagagtgtagattcactcattttgctttgtatgtagttcatattgatatctttaaaaatatttatatttaggaatggaagGAGTAAGGCGGTAGGCCATGCACTTGTCCAGGTTCACCTTCAGTCCCAATGCTTCTCCAAAATAGTGCAGAATCTCCTTTATCACCTTGACTTCACTTCTTATTGGATTGAAAAAAACAACATCATCGTCCGCCAAGAAGCTGACCCCTAATCTTGCAGCTTTCAGAGTGAGCGGGGGTAATTATTACCCTTTGTGTTGCCATCTCAAGCATGTGTTGCGGTGGCTTCATTGCTAAGATAAAGAGCATCGGGGACAAGGGATCCCCTTGCCTCAACCCTCTCTTATGCCGAAGGGCTTTTCAGGAATGCCATTCAGAAAACCCCTCGACGTTGAGGATGCCGTAATTAGTGAGATTAGATCGCACCATCTCTATCCAAATCCAAATGCCTTCGTTACCTTCATCATGCAGGGCCATCCAATAGAGTCAAAAGCTTTTCCGGTGTCAAGCTTCTAGAAGATGAGCGGGTGTTTCGTCATGTGAGCATCTTTTATGACATTTATTTACATACAGAAAATTGTTATCTATGCACCTCTTATATATGAGCGCACTTTCACATGGAGATATTAGCTCTTTCGGAGAAGGTGCGAGCCTATTTGCCAAAATTTTGCAAAGGATTTTCGCCATGCTGTGCATCAAGCCCATAGGTCTAAAGTCAGTTGCCAGGTCAAAACCCTCCTTCTTCGGCATTAAAACCAAATTCACCGTGTTCAAAAGATGCCAGCAATTCCCCCTGATTTGATGGATTTGACCCATAGCTCAGATAAGGTCGTTTTTGACAATTTCTTAGCAGCTCTAAAATGCGGCAACAAATCCATCTATGATGGTTGCCTTCTCATCATGTCATGCGAAAACTGCATCCTTTAGCTCCTCCAAAGATAAAACCTCGTCAAGAGCCTGCAAACCAAGGCAAGGAAGCTGCAACCTGTCAATTCAGCTCCATGTAGGTCTCTAAGGGGCACTCATCAAAGAACTGAAGTGATGTAATAAAATTGTCGTTTTTATCATGATTGGTTGTGTCTCCTCGGCTTCTCAAGACTGGAAAATGATTTTTCTGATGCCTCCCATTTTCCCTTAGATGGAAGAACTTTGTGTTTGCATCATCTTCTTTCATCCCTGTTAATCTAGACTTCTTCCACATCATTTTTGAATGCAACAAATCCCAGGAGTCTTGGCTTCCAGGTGTTGCCTCAACTGACTCTCGTCGTCAGGGCCCTCTCCTCTTGGGCTAAATCGAGGATGAAGATTACATCATTAGTGATGGCCTCCTGGAGCCTCATCTCGGCCACCCTGTCTCTGATCCATTTTCTTAATGCCTTGGGTGTGCGAGCTAGCCtagtactacctctgtcctggtttattggtccccgctgtattttgtgccaaattttgaccatagatttaactaacaaaatgttcatgcatgtagaaAAATTATATCActaaaaactatgttcaaatacgaatctaatgatatattttttgttgacatgcatttacatttgttagttaaatatttggtcaaaatttgacacaaattgtaaaggggactaataaactaggacggaggtagtatgtACAGTCTAAGTCGCATCATTACTGGCAACGGCCTTGCTCCAAGCATTAGCAACCTTCCGAAAACCATCCAACCTTAGCTAAACGATCTTGAAATGGGATCCTTTGAAAGGTCTAAGATCCATCCTCTTTAGCCACATGTGACAGTGGCCAGACACATTGGTGGATGTCGGGTTCAGCTGAAAACTTGGGAAAAGAAGCTCCCACTCCTTACTCATCAAGACATGATCAATCATGGTGAGAGTATTGCTAGTTCTATCACTGGCCCAAGTAAATCTTCTCCCCATGAGGCGGAATTCCATGAGGTCCAGATCATTGATACTGCGTTCGAAACGGCAGAATCTTTAGAGCCTAGCAGCAATCACTTCAGGCCTGGAGATATTAGCTGAAGCAAAATCTCAAGTTGTTGCAATTCAAATAAAGGAGAAGCATGTGCATGCCTTCACACAGTGGATAGATAATAACCTGTAATTCATGGTTTTTCCTCTCGATCATGCATTTGCCAATTCGAATGGGCTGCTAGCAGATTTGTTGGGGATGGCAAGTTAACACCGTGGGTAGGCTTGACTTTCACTCGCGCTGGCACATTTCGGTGGAACGTCAACGCTATATATAGTGGAATTCTAGAGGTAAGCCTCAACGTTATAAGCATGTAGATTTTCTACTTTTCCATTTTCCTTCTTGTTTATCAATCACCAATCAAGACAAACCGGGCACTACGGTGAGACGTGAAAACACCCGATCCCATTCCGAcctcaatatatatgtggaatcATTTCAGTTAGCTTGCTcagtagtccataattttgatgttaccctcttttcttggtCGACTCGGGCAACACTCATTCCTTTTTGAATGCATCATTGGCATCTCATATTGAAGCTAAAATTGTCATCTCCTGAATCTGTGCGTGCAGGAACCTAAGAAAACATGATCCCAGGCGGATACTTGACATGTTCCCCCTCGGCCAGGCCTATCGCAAGGAAAGTGAAAACCTAGATTTGCTTTATCGGGTATC
The Aegilops tauschii subsp. strangulata cultivar AL8/78 chromosome 3, Aet v6.0, whole genome shotgun sequence genome window above contains:
- the LOC109747288 gene encoding uncharacterized protein; this translates as MASSPPYRFPALCEEEPTRRSARQSCGTCSAAAVANCVALCCCPCAVVSCFTLALVKAPYVAGRRWVRRAKTRRVSRGVLRKTSRVRDLDDQLYQAEGLGGSGGAARASKEDDWGGLGRAAASGWWENTNDVNLLGDGRMRVSVTEKAWMEMYDVGHWGFGRLSFSLARDAAPAAQVVRHDPEPQEDGTVAAGR